The proteins below come from a single Novosphingobium aromaticivorans DSM 12444 genomic window:
- a CDS encoding response regulator — MLLVDDDERNLLALGHVLRDIAEVVTANSGREALRHLLDGEFAVILLDVFMPDMDGYEVADLIRERKQTARIPIIFLSAVNKETEHLMRGYAMGAVDYVFKPVDPVVLATKVSVFVELFEMRKRVEAKSRAERELREAGFRAQLERLQIEHELNSTRARQATVLDALPLALFEAVADKNGMLIREFVAGDLAKIAGVDATSIEQRSLCWEDRIHPEDLPATRPPAGSDAVFSTEYRWNCADGSQRYFFERAVPIGCETDGLVRWAGTLLDVTDRRKLEAQLLQAGKMDALGRLTGGVAHDFNNVLAAVLGGITLLERKAPLDDLGHRLTEQIRLAAERGAELVRRMMAFARKQELKPVYLAPSAVREAVSGLVEQTLGGTVTLSWDCADTDLVFHADRSQLELALVNLVINARDAMPEGGSIHVAIAPAADADRLRIEVRDEGTGIAPGVLERITEPFFTTKGVGKGTGLGLSMVMGFVQQSGGTLDIESAEGCGTTVRILMPAARAPDADEREAPSVEGTRAYAVRTVLVVDDDHSVRTIIAEQLREFGVMVEEAASGADAVERVISAKTPFDLLLTDFAMPGLNGLQTIERLRALGTDIPCALMTGYADDRIDTTGGTQTRLLRKPIAFEDLEDLLIHPT, encoded by the coding sequence ATCCTCCTTGTCGACGACGACGAGCGCAACTTGCTCGCGCTTGGCCACGTCCTGCGCGACATTGCCGAGGTGGTGACTGCCAACTCGGGACGCGAAGCATTGCGGCACCTGCTGGATGGCGAGTTCGCTGTCATCCTGCTCGACGTGTTCATGCCGGACATGGATGGTTACGAGGTGGCGGACCTCATCCGCGAACGCAAGCAGACCGCGCGCATCCCGATCATATTCCTTTCGGCGGTCAACAAGGAAACCGAGCACCTGATGCGCGGTTATGCGATGGGCGCGGTCGACTATGTGTTCAAGCCCGTCGATCCGGTCGTGCTTGCCACGAAAGTCAGCGTGTTCGTCGAACTGTTCGAGATGCGCAAGCGGGTGGAGGCCAAGAGCCGCGCCGAACGCGAGCTGCGCGAGGCGGGGTTCCGTGCACAGCTCGAGCGGCTTCAGATCGAGCACGAACTGAATTCCACCCGAGCGCGGCAGGCGACGGTACTCGACGCCCTGCCGCTCGCCCTGTTCGAGGCGGTCGCAGACAAGAACGGAATGCTGATCCGCGAATTCGTGGCCGGCGACCTCGCCAAGATCGCGGGCGTGGACGCGACCTCCATCGAGCAACGGTCGCTGTGCTGGGAGGACCGCATCCACCCGGAGGATCTCCCCGCCACGCGCCCTCCGGCAGGCTCGGACGCCGTGTTCTCGACCGAATACCGCTGGAACTGTGCCGACGGTTCCCAACGGTACTTCTTCGAACGCGCGGTACCCATCGGATGCGAGACGGATGGGCTTGTTCGCTGGGCGGGCACGCTGCTCGACGTGACCGACCGCCGGAAGCTGGAGGCGCAGCTTCTTCAAGCCGGCAAGATGGATGCGCTGGGGCGGCTGACCGGCGGCGTCGCCCACGATTTCAACAACGTGCTGGCAGCAGTGCTCGGCGGCATCACCCTGCTTGAACGCAAGGCACCGCTCGACGACCTCGGCCATCGCCTTACCGAGCAGATCCGCCTTGCCGCCGAACGCGGCGCGGAACTGGTGCGGCGCATGATGGCCTTTGCCCGCAAACAGGAACTCAAGCCCGTCTACCTCGCGCCCTCCGCAGTGCGCGAGGCCGTGTCCGGGCTGGTCGAACAAACCCTGGGCGGAACGGTGACGCTTTCCTGGGATTGCGCGGATACGGATCTGGTCTTCCACGCCGACCGGTCGCAGCTCGAACTGGCGCTTGTGAACCTGGTCATCAACGCGCGCGACGCCATGCCCGAAGGCGGCTCGATCCACGTGGCGATCGCTCCCGCTGCCGATGCGGATCGGCTGCGCATAGAAGTGCGCGACGAAGGCACCGGCATCGCACCGGGCGTGCTGGAACGCATCACCGAACCGTTCTTCACCACCAAGGGAGTGGGCAAGGGCACGGGGCTGGGGCTGTCGATGGTCATGGGGTTCGTCCAGCAATCGGGCGGAACGCTCGACATCGAAAGCGCGGAGGGGTGCGGCACCACCGTGCGCATCCTCATGCCCGCCGCCCGGGCGCCGGACGCCGATGAGCGGGAAGCGCCGAGCGTCGAAGGCACCCGCGCCTACGCAGTCAGGACCGTGCTGGTGGTGGACGATGACCACTCCGTCCGCACGATAATCGCCGAACAACTCCGCGAATTCGGCGTCATGGTGGAAGAGGCGGCAAGCGGCGCCGATGCGGTCGAACGCGTGATATCCGCAAAGACGCCCTTCGACCTGCTCCTCACCGATTTCGCGATGCCGGGTCTCAACGGGTTGCAAACGATAGAGCGGCTGCGCGCGCTGGGAACGGACATTCCCTGCGCGCTCATGACGGGATATGCCGACGACCGGATAGATACCACCGGCGGCACGCAAACCCGGCTGCTGCGCAAGCCCATCGCCTTCGAGGATCTCGAAGACCTCCTGATCCATCCGACATGA
- a CDS encoding HlyD family secretion protein yields MTDQTRISPPVRKALRLAVTAAFVVGAILAVRALVGYYQADPWTRDGRVRADIVQVSPDVGGIVVAVRVTHDQQVHKGDVLFEIDPSRFDLAVARAQAQLRQAQAEVAQARAAIGHAGVTLTEARREAARNRGLGDLVAGELTEQSETRVGEGQAKMAEAGAALAAAEARVEAARNALNLARLDRARTKVVAPVDGEMSDVVLRPGDYVSAGAPVLALIDSASLRVEGYFEETKLPRIHAGQRATIHLMGEDTVLTGRVVSIAGAIADQDRGKEPRLVPAINPTFSWVRLPQRVPVRVRLDRPPAGIALIAGRTASVSLDQEHTS; encoded by the coding sequence ATGACCGACCAGACCCGCATTTCCCCGCCCGTGCGCAAGGCGCTGCGCCTTGCCGTGACCGCTGCTTTCGTCGTCGGAGCCATCCTCGCCGTTCGCGCGCTTGTCGGCTATTACCAGGCCGATCCCTGGACCCGCGACGGCAGGGTGCGGGCCGACATCGTGCAGGTGTCGCCCGATGTCGGGGGGATCGTGGTCGCGGTTCGCGTCACGCATGACCAGCAGGTGCACAAGGGCGACGTTCTGTTCGAGATCGACCCTTCGCGCTTCGACCTGGCGGTGGCGCGCGCGCAGGCCCAGTTGCGGCAGGCGCAGGCCGAAGTTGCGCAGGCGCGGGCGGCCATCGGCCATGCCGGCGTGACGCTGACCGAGGCTCGGCGCGAGGCGGCGCGCAACCGGGGCCTGGGCGATCTTGTCGCGGGCGAGCTGACCGAGCAGAGCGAGACCCGCGTGGGCGAGGGCCAGGCGAAGATGGCCGAGGCGGGCGCCGCTCTCGCGGCTGCGGAAGCAAGGGTCGAGGCCGCGCGCAATGCGCTGAACCTTGCCAGACTGGATCGCGCGCGGACGAAGGTCGTTGCCCCGGTCGATGGCGAGATGTCGGACGTGGTGCTGCGTCCCGGCGACTACGTGAGCGCGGGTGCCCCGGTCCTTGCCCTGATCGACAGCGCGAGCCTTCGGGTCGAAGGCTACTTCGAGGAAACCAAGTTGCCGCGCATCCATGCCGGGCAGCGCGCGACGATCCACCTGATGGGCGAAGATACTGTCCTTACTGGCCGGGTGGTTTCCATCGCGGGGGCGATCGCGGATCAGGATCGCGGCAAGGAGCCGCGCCTCGTGCCCGCGATCAACCCGACGTTCAGTTGGGTCCGTCTGCCCCAGCGCGTACCCGTTCGTGTCCGGCTGGACCGGCCGCCGGCGGGCATTGCGCTGATTGCCGGGCGCACCGCCTCGGTCTCGCTCGACCAGGAACACACGTCGTGA
- a CDS encoding DUF5985 family protein yields the protein METLLDFAAGALTLGFLIVGLFFLRFWRSTGDGLFAAFAIAFALLGIGQAMLTFMEVRDEERSLLFLFRVAAFLSILVAIWRKNRQTN from the coding sequence ATGGAAACCCTGCTCGATTTCGCCGCCGGCGCCCTGACGCTCGGGTTCCTCATCGTCGGACTGTTCTTCCTGCGCTTCTGGCGCAGCACCGGAGACGGCCTCTTCGCCGCCTTCGCCATCGCCTTCGCGCTGCTCGGCATCGGCCAGGCCATGCTGACCTTCATGGAAGTGCGCGACGAGGAGCGCAGCCTGCTGTTCCTGTTTCGGGTGGCCGCGTTCCTCTCGATCCTCGTCGCCATCTGGCGCAAGAACCGCCAGACCAACTGA
- a CDS encoding cystathionine gamma-synthase family protein, whose protein sequence is MSAPRESRKAIGNHPLHPETLMLNHGYDPHLSEGAVKPPVFLTSTFVFPTAEEGRDFFDYVAGRKEPPPGQGRGLVYSRFNHPNSEIVEDRLAVYEGAEAGVVFSSGMAAITTALLAFARPGDVILHSQPLYGGTETLLAKTFANLGIGAVGFADGLGDEEIAAAADAAMGRGRVSVVLIETPANPTNSLVDIALARRVCDAIGEAQGHRPLLMCDNTLLGPVFQRPLDHGADVSLYSLTKYVGGHSDLVAGAALGSAAIMREIRLLRSAIGTQLDPHSCWMLGRSLETLALRMEKANANAAVAAAFLRDHPKVRHVSYPLFNEPDSPQARLFARQCTGAGSTFSFDIVGGQDAAFRFLNALQIFKLAVSLGGTESLASHPGTTTHSGVPADVRERIGVHETTVRLSIGIEHPDDIVADLAQALDRA, encoded by the coding sequence ATGAGCGCACCCCGCGAAAGCCGGAAGGCCATCGGCAACCATCCGCTCCATCCCGAAACGCTCATGCTGAACCACGGTTACGACCCGCACCTGTCCGAAGGCGCGGTGAAGCCGCCGGTGTTCCTGACCTCGACCTTCGTGTTCCCCACGGCCGAGGAGGGGCGCGACTTCTTCGACTATGTCGCCGGCCGCAAGGAGCCGCCGCCGGGACAGGGCCGGGGCCTCGTCTATTCGCGCTTCAACCATCCCAACAGCGAGATCGTCGAGGACAGGCTGGCCGTCTACGAGGGCGCCGAGGCGGGCGTCGTGTTCTCCTCTGGCATGGCGGCGATCACCACTGCGCTGCTTGCCTTCGCGCGACCGGGCGACGTGATCCTGCATTCGCAGCCGCTCTACGGCGGGACCGAGACGCTGCTGGCGAAGACGTTCGCCAACCTCGGCATCGGCGCGGTCGGATTTGCCGACGGGCTGGGCGATGAAGAGATCGCGGCGGCGGCCGATGCGGCGATGGGGCGCGGCAGGGTGTCGGTCGTGCTGATCGAGACGCCGGCCAACCCGACCAACAGCCTTGTCGACATCGCGCTGGCCCGGCGCGTCTGCGATGCGATCGGCGAGGCGCAGGGGCACCGGCCGCTGCTGATGTGCGACAATACGCTGCTCGGTCCGGTCTTCCAGCGACCGCTCGATCATGGCGCGGACGTCTCGCTCTATTCGCTGACGAAGTACGTCGGCGGGCATTCGGACCTGGTTGCCGGTGCGGCGCTGGGTTCGGCGGCGATCATGCGCGAGATCCGGCTGCTGCGCAGCGCCATCGGCACGCAGCTCGATCCGCACAGTTGCTGGATGCTTGGCCGCTCGCTCGAGACGCTGGCGCTGAGGATGGAAAAGGCGAATGCCAACGCTGCGGTCGCGGCGGCATTCCTGCGCGACCATCCCAAGGTGCGGCATGTCTCCTATCCGTTGTTCAACGAACCGGATTCGCCCCAGGCTCGTCTCTTTGCCCGGCAATGTACCGGGGCCGGATCGACGTTCTCGTTCGATATCGTTGGCGGTCAGGATGCCGCCTTCCGCTTCCTCAACGCACTCCAGATCTTCAAACTGGCGGTGAGCCTTGGCGGCACGGAGTCGCTTGCCAGCCATCCGGGGACCACGACGCATTCGGGCGTTCCGGCCGACGTGCGCGAGCGGATCGGCGTACACGAGACGACAGTTCGCCTGTCCATCGGCATCGAGCATCCGGACGATATCGTCGCCGACCTCGCGCAGGCGCTGGATCGGGCCTGA
- a CDS encoding DUF5985 family protein, translating to MTESLSSAVYLLCFLTSGMCSVLLARSYARTGVRLLLWSAICFALLAANNLVVIFDMLVFPGTDLRLVRHALALSGILVLLFGFIWERED from the coding sequence ATGACGGAGTCCCTTTCCTCGGCCGTGTACCTGCTCTGCTTCCTGACAAGCGGGATGTGTTCGGTACTGCTGGCGCGCAGCTATGCCCGCACCGGCGTCAGGTTGCTGCTGTGGAGCGCAATCTGTTTCGCGTTGCTGGCCGCGAACAATCTCGTGGTGATCTTCGACATGCTGGTCTTTCCGGGAACCGACCTGCGGCTCGTGCGACACGCGCTCGCCCTTTCCGGCATTCTCGTCCTGCTGTTCGGCTTCATCTGGGAACGGGAGGATTGA
- a CDS encoding DUF1656 domain-containing protein, translated as MTGEYAIAGIFVAAAPLHALVALALVLLIHRMLVRTRFYRWVWHPVLVDSAMFAIAWALIALWLPLFLQRIP; from the coding sequence ATGACGGGCGAATATGCCATCGCCGGAATATTCGTCGCCGCAGCGCCGCTCCACGCGCTGGTGGCCCTCGCGCTCGTCCTGCTCATCCACCGTATGCTGGTTCGTACGCGGTTCTATCGCTGGGTCTGGCACCCGGTGCTTGTCGACAGCGCGATGTTCGCGATTGCCTGGGCGCTGATCGCGCTGTGGTTGCCCCTCTTCCTGCAGAGAATCCCATGA
- a CDS encoding FUSC family protein, with amino-acid sequence MTAARRFALAYSAKTAAAALLALWISLWVGLSMPFWAMTTAYIVSSPMSGATRSKAVYRVGGTVLGAAVAVALVPALVDWPELLSLAIALWLGGCLAVALLDRSPRAYVVMLAGYTAALVAFPAVDRPDAVFSIAVARVTEIALGIGCSTVVHSLFWPRSVAEAMQPRLRAWLADARQWHGDIVGGSDNARLLTDKRRLAVDAMDCALLATHVPFDTSHWREATATLQALLRRMLLLLPVLSGLADRKAALDGEGDEGRDGATWAMLLRESLAQRDGEARTLLGECDALLAHLADPASPRPDLPDWREGAVRFHAEPAGAILSGASALVATLAACALWIFTGWADGGVAAVLTGIFCCLFAAQDNPVPAILSFGGAIVAGIPIAALYLFFVLPGVDGFAALALLLAIPLVAIGALMTHPRLGLPAMACLVGFCSAMAIQEEYVADFARFLNSNLAQIVAVILAAGTTACFRMAGGDVAIARLNRRMQRGLVDIARAPSAPDPLATLSRVTDQLALIAQRLGGATDAASMGLGEVRLAMNLVSIQRLRASSSGPLRAALDDVLEEAAHWFAAPPTAEGPSRRMLDRLDGALRLTLANPPPRPGGLEHLFRPGPDQGRPALVALRRSLFSRAEPFSAGASA; translated from the coding sequence ATGACCGCGGCGCGCCGGTTCGCGCTGGCCTATTCAGCCAAGACAGCGGCGGCGGCGCTGCTGGCGCTTTGGATCAGCCTGTGGGTCGGCCTGTCGATGCCGTTCTGGGCGATGACCACGGCCTATATCGTCAGCAGCCCCATGTCCGGCGCGACGCGCTCCAAGGCGGTCTACCGGGTGGGTGGTACGGTGCTGGGCGCGGCGGTGGCGGTGGCGCTCGTTCCTGCGCTGGTCGACTGGCCCGAATTGTTGAGCCTTGCAATCGCACTATGGCTGGGCGGTTGCCTGGCCGTCGCGCTGCTTGACCGCTCGCCGCGTGCCTATGTGGTGATGCTGGCAGGGTATACCGCAGCGCTTGTCGCTTTCCCGGCGGTCGACCGGCCGGATGCGGTGTTTTCCATCGCCGTCGCGCGCGTGACCGAGATCGCGCTCGGCATCGGATGCAGCACGGTCGTCCACAGCCTGTTCTGGCCCCGCTCGGTCGCAGAGGCGATGCAGCCACGCCTGCGCGCGTGGCTTGCCGATGCGCGGCAATGGCACGGCGATATCGTCGGCGGCAGCGACAATGCCAGGTTGCTTACGGACAAACGCAGGCTTGCCGTCGACGCCATGGACTGTGCGCTGCTGGCGACGCATGTGCCGTTCGACACCTCGCACTGGCGCGAGGCGACGGCGACCTTGCAGGCCCTGTTGCGCCGGATGCTGCTGCTGTTGCCGGTGCTGTCGGGCCTTGCGGATCGCAAGGCGGCGCTGGACGGTGAAGGCGACGAGGGCAGGGATGGGGCGACCTGGGCCATGCTCCTCCGGGAAAGCCTTGCCCAGCGCGATGGCGAGGCGCGCACGCTGCTCGGCGAATGCGATGCACTGCTGGCGCATCTGGCGGACCCGGCATCGCCGCGCCCCGACCTGCCGGATTGGCGCGAGGGCGCGGTCAGGTTTCACGCCGAGCCCGCGGGCGCGATCCTGTCCGGCGCATCTGCGCTGGTGGCAACGCTTGCGGCCTGCGCCCTATGGATCTTTACCGGGTGGGCGGACGGCGGCGTCGCGGCGGTGCTGACCGGCATCTTCTGCTGCCTGTTCGCCGCGCAGGATAACCCGGTGCCCGCCATCCTCTCGTTCGGCGGGGCCATCGTGGCGGGCATTCCGATTGCGGCGCTGTACCTCTTCTTCGTTCTGCCGGGCGTGGACGGGTTCGCGGCGCTGGCGCTCCTGCTGGCAATACCGCTCGTCGCCATCGGCGCGTTGATGACGCACCCCCGCCTTGGCCTGCCGGCGATGGCGTGCCTTGTCGGCTTCTGCAGCGCGATGGCGATACAGGAGGAATACGTCGCCGATTTCGCGCGCTTCCTCAATTCCAACCTCGCGCAGATCGTGGCGGTGATCCTTGCCGCCGGGACCACGGCATGCTTCCGGATGGCTGGCGGCGACGTTGCCATCGCGCGGCTGAACCGGCGCATGCAGCGGGGGCTGGTGGACATTGCCCGCGCCCCTTCCGCACCCGATCCGCTGGCGACGCTGAGCCGCGTGACCGACCAGCTCGCGCTTATCGCCCAGAGGCTGGGCGGGGCGACCGACGCCGCGTCGATGGGGCTTGGCGAAGTGCGCCTCGCGATGAATCTCGTCTCGATCCAGAGGCTGCGGGCGTCGTCTTCGGGGCCGCTGCGCGCCGCGCTCGACGATGTGCTGGAAGAAGCGGCGCACTGGTTCGCCGCGCCGCCCACGGCCGAGGGACCGTCGCGGCGGATGCTGGACCGGCTTGACGGTGCGTTGCGCCTGACGCTGGCCAATCCGCCACCGCGCCCGGGCGGGCTGGAACACCTGTTCCGCCCAGGCCCCGACCAGGGCCGCCCCGCGCTCGTCGCCCTGCGGCGCAGCCTCTTCTCCCGGGCCGAGCCGTTTTCAGCAGGAGCCTCCGCATGA
- a CDS encoding LysR family transcriptional regulator, with amino-acid sequence MSLPQLRTFVEVYRQRSITAAARSLGLTQPAVSQHIATLEAGLERELFERHARGVTPTQAADELAAGISDSLDIAEAALSSARARSTDMSGAVRLIGNGDFLAEVIAPRLLPLLRSGMRVRLQAGDRDETRAGLLDGHHDLGLLGYAVQDKRLRGRLIHQERLHAVASPAVASRIAAAPDLARALMAEPMLAYNLERPLVDDWLTANRLGTKSPAPALIGQDLRCLRGMMEQGFGWTVLPGYLCARQIAQGSLAEIPAPVALPVHDYFLAWLPSALRHPRIAFAHHALVEGFDEQPQPIAVRPG; translated from the coding sequence ATGTCACTGCCCCAGCTTCGTACCTTCGTCGAGGTTTACCGCCAGCGTTCGATCACGGCCGCCGCGCGCAGCCTCGGGCTGACCCAACCTGCCGTGTCGCAACACATCGCCACGCTCGAGGCAGGGCTCGAACGCGAGCTGTTCGAGCGCCACGCCCGGGGGGTGACGCCGACCCAGGCCGCCGACGAACTTGCCGCCGGCATCAGCGACAGCCTCGACATCGCCGAGGCGGCACTATCCTCCGCGCGCGCCCGCTCGACCGATATGTCGGGTGCCGTCCGCCTGATCGGCAACGGCGATTTCCTCGCAGAAGTCATCGCCCCCCGACTGCTCCCGCTGCTCCGCTCGGGCATGCGCGTCCGGCTGCAGGCGGGCGACCGGGACGAGACCCGCGCAGGATTGCTGGATGGACACCATGACTTGGGCCTGCTTGGCTATGCGGTGCAGGACAAGCGGCTGCGGGGGCGGCTCATACACCAGGAACGGCTCCACGCGGTCGCCTCGCCCGCCGTTGCCTCCCGCATCGCAGCCGCACCGGATCTGGCGCGCGCGCTGATGGCGGAACCGATGCTGGCCTACAATCTCGAAAGGCCGCTGGTGGACGATTGGCTCACCGCCAACAGGCTTGGCACGAAATCGCCCGCACCGGCGCTCATCGGGCAGGATCTGCGGTGCCTGCGGGGCATGATGGAACAGGGCTTCGGCTGGACCGTACTGCCGGGCTACCTCTGCGCCCGGCAGATCGCGCAAGGCTCGCTGGCGGAAATTCCCGCGCCGGTCGCGCTGCCGGTCCACGACTATTTCCTCGCCTGGCTGCCAAGCGCCCTCAGGCATCCCCGCATTGCCTTCGCCCACCATGCCCTGGTGGAAGGTTTCGACGAGCAACCGCAACCTATCGCCGTCCGGCCCGGGTAG
- a CDS encoding efflux transporter outer membrane subunit, with protein sequence MRRGLLSLGMVASLGACTVGPDYHLPETAAIRTPSASAPLPADGNVATAADLPPRWWHLYDDPVLDRLEQEALDGSTDLREAAANLQRARAVTAAAEGASEPDFEVEGAAERARLSGETFLLDEALPVATLGDAGLSMRYQFDLFGRVRRSVEAAKAGEEARQALLEAVKVTLAGEVARAYVGVCSAHEGLELAERAVSVQEAQADAVRRMHAAGRLGATEVTAIESRLAAARARLPEERTRIRASLYRLAFLLGRAPADYPREAEGCTHLPRLARPLPAGDGASLLARRPDIRAAERELAAATARIGVATADLYPQIGFGLSAGSSGFLSDLGEAPANRWSIGSLIHWSFPGAGARARVRAANADADAALARFDGVVLSSLREAHTALDAYAGAHDRSVELDLAAGAAQRGAEQVARLRQAGRAAALPDLDSQTTALAAQARAHAGREAVVESQITLFMALGGGW encoded by the coding sequence GTGAGGCGCGGGCTGCTCTCGCTTGGCATGGTGGCTTCGCTGGGGGCGTGTACCGTCGGGCCGGACTACCACTTGCCAGAGACCGCAGCGATCCGGACGCCGTCGGCGAGCGCGCCCCTGCCGGCGGACGGGAACGTCGCGACGGCTGCCGATCTCCCGCCGCGCTGGTGGCATCTCTATGACGATCCCGTCCTCGATCGGCTTGAGCAAGAGGCGCTGGACGGCAGCACCGACCTGCGCGAGGCGGCGGCGAACCTTCAGCGGGCAAGGGCTGTGACGGCGGCGGCGGAAGGGGCTTCGGAGCCTGATTTCGAGGTCGAGGGCGCGGCGGAACGGGCACGGCTTTCGGGCGAGACGTTCCTGCTGGACGAAGCGCTGCCTGTGGCAACGCTGGGCGATGCGGGCCTTTCGATGCGCTATCAGTTCGACCTGTTTGGCCGGGTCCGCCGCTCGGTCGAGGCCGCGAAGGCCGGGGAAGAGGCGCGTCAGGCGCTGCTGGAAGCCGTCAAGGTCACTCTCGCGGGGGAAGTCGCGCGAGCCTATGTTGGCGTGTGCAGCGCGCACGAAGGGCTCGAACTGGCCGAGCGCGCTGTCAGCGTGCAGGAGGCGCAGGCGGATGCCGTGCGGCGGATGCACGCGGCAGGGCGGCTTGGCGCGACCGAGGTGACGGCCATCGAATCCCGCCTCGCTGCGGCGCGCGCGCGTCTTCCGGAGGAACGCACGCGGATCAGGGCTTCGCTCTACCGCCTGGCCTTCCTGCTCGGCCGGGCGCCTGCGGACTATCCGCGCGAGGCCGAGGGATGCACGCATCTTCCCCGCCTTGCCCGCCCGCTACCGGCGGGCGATGGCGCGTCACTGCTGGCGCGACGGCCCGACATCCGGGCGGCGGAGCGGGAACTGGCGGCGGCGACGGCACGCATCGGGGTTGCGACGGCGGACCTGTATCCGCAGATCGGCTTTGGCCTGTCCGCCGGGTCCAGCGGGTTCCTCTCGGATCTGGGAGAGGCGCCTGCCAATCGCTGGAGCATCGGCTCGTTGATCCACTGGAGCTTCCCCGGCGCGGGGGCGAGGGCGCGGGTCCGGGCGGCCAATGCGGATGCCGACGCGGCGCTTGCCCGGTTCGACGGGGTGGTCCTTTCATCGCTGCGCGAGGCGCACACCGCGCTCGACGCCTATGCGGGGGCGCACGACCGTTCGGTCGAGCTGGACCTTGCCGCAGGGGCGGCGCAGCGCGGAGCCGAGCAGGTGGCGCGCCTGCGCCAGGCGGGACGCGCGGCCGCCTTGCCCGACCTTGACAGCCAAACCACCGCGCTGGCCGCGCAGGCGCGTGCCCATGCAGGGCGCGAGGCCGTGGTCGAGAGCCAGATCACGCTGTTCATGGCGCTTGGCGGCGGATGGTAG